Sequence from the Calidithermus timidus DSM 17022 genome:
CACGGGGAGAGGGGTCAGGGACGCCCCGGAGCTTTTCCTCCCCTGGTCGAGCACGCGCCCGCGCTCGTACAGAGCAGTGAGGGACGTACCTACATCGCCCAGCTCGTGCTCTACGGCCTCCAGGGCGAGCTGGTGATCAAGGGGCAGCGCTATGACGGGGTGATGGCCCCTTTTGGCCAACTCAAGGACGAAGAGCTTGCGGCCATACTCAACTACGTGCTCACCGCCTGGGGCAACGAAAAGCTGCTGCCGCAGGGCTTCCGACCTTTTACCGCCGCCGATTTCGCCCCTCTGCGCTCCACCCGCCTGACTCCCGCCCAGGTCATGGCCCAGCGTATCCGTCTGGGGCTCCGCTAGGGCATTTCAGGTTTCATCGCGGCTACTTGACTACACTAAGGCCGAAGGGGGAATCACAATGCGCAAATACCTTCATCTGCTGGCCGGGCTGCTGCTCGTACCGGTAGCCTTCACCCAGTCGGCTCAACAAGGTGCCGCCATCTTCCAGCAATGCCAGGGCTGCCACCAGCCGGGGGGCACGGGCATCCCCGGAGTATTCCCCCCGCTGGCCGGACACGTACCCGAAATCCTCGCCGCCAAGGGGGGCCGCGAATACATCATCAACGTGCTGCTCTACGGCCTCGCCGGGCAGATCAGCGTCAAGGGCGTGAGCTACAACGGAGTCATGCCCGCTTTTGGCGCTCAGCTCAAGGACGACCAGATCGCTGCGCTGCTCAACTACATCAGCACGAGCTGGAGCAACAAGAACCCCAAAGCCTTCACCGCCGACGAGGTCAAGGCCCAGCGGGCCA
This genomic interval carries:
- a CDS encoding c-type cytochrome, whose protein sequence is MRKYLHLLAGLLLVPVAFTQSAQQGAAIFQQCQGCHQPGGTGIPGVFPPLAGHVPEILAAKGGREYIINVLLYGLAGQISVKGVSYNGVMPAFGAQLKDDQIAALLNYISTSWSNKNPKAFTADEVKAQRAKKLTSAQVYELRKKLGLK
- a CDS encoding c-type cytochrome, with translation MKPFRNLLAALTLLASGALAQSGAALYQQNCAFCHGERGQGRPGAFPPLVEHAPALVQSSEGRTYIAQLVLYGLQGELVIKGQRYDGVMAPFGQLKDEELAAILNYVLTAWGNEKLLPQGFRPFTAADFAPLRSTRLTPAQVMAQRIRLGLR